A stretch of the Cyprinus carpio isolate SPL01 chromosome B4, ASM1834038v1, whole genome shotgun sequence genome encodes the following:
- the LOC109082913 gene encoding gastrula zinc finger protein XlCGF57.1-like isoform X2, with translation MEFIKEESEDIRIEETFRDKHEDTEEQTDLMALKEERKRLTTIEEKDQYERLDFITVETSMQSETSSSPKNVQKTESNSCFTCHQCGKSFKQKYTLQMHMNVHTGERPFKCHECGKRFSRKENLKRHMNSHTGMKPFICQLCGACLAHKQSLNAHMKRHTGEKPFTCDQCGMSFIHKVSFDYHTKREYSGENGFTCNRCGESFSCRGNLKNHTRLHTGENPFTCSVCGHSFTYKAHFDTHMRIHTGEKPFTCKLCGKSFSRNGSLKIHMVVHTGEKPFPCDQCGKCFRHKTTLDSHMKCHTGESPYICKFCGKSFSSKSTLISHMRNHTGEKPFKCKLCERSFTQKGNLKIHMTIHSGEKPFVCSQCGKCYARETNLTYHMRIHSQEYNCHQCGQRFPDKRRLNWHEKVHSRESFTCHECGKSFRFKGKFKVHMRIHTGEKPFTCTHCGKSFNQKITLQIHTRLHTGEKPFTCLQCKRSFTYQRDLKRHLQTHSGKKLECSASRKRLKKRSSLKDQKHDRSGGRQFNCDQCNKTFLLPSHLQIHLRSHADVKPYLCSSCGKRFKWLSSLKWHQKIRICVKVKLRSHRSRK, from the coding sequence accTGATGGCGCTGAAAGAAGAGAGGAAAAGACTGACAACGATAGAAGAGAAGGATCAATATGAGAGACTTGACTTCATAACTGTGGAAACATCTATGCAGTCTGAAACATCTTCATCACCAAAAAATGTTCAGAAGACTGAATCTAACAGTTGCTTCacctgccatcagtgtggaaagagtttcaaacaaaaatataccCTTCAAATGCACATGAACGTTCATACTGGAGAGAGGCCTTTCAAGTGCCACGAGTGTGGAAAGAGATTCTCCCGTAAAGAAAACCTTAAACGCCACATGAACAGTCACACTGGAATGAAGCCTTTCATATGCCAACTGTGTGGAGCATGTTTAGCACATAAACAAAGCCTTAATGCCCACATGAAAcgccacactggagagaagccattcacatgtgatcagtgtggaatgAGTTTCATACATAAAGTATCCTTTGATTATCACACGAAGAGAGAATACTCAGGAGAGAACGGTTTTACATGTAATCGGTGTGGAGAGAGTTTCAGTTGTAGAGGAAACCTCAAAAATCATACAagacttcacactggagagaatccTTTTACCTGCAGTGTGTGTGGGCATAGCTTCACATATAAAGCACACTTTGATACCCACATGAGAatacacactggagagaagccttttacctgcaaactgtgtggtaAGAGCTTCTCACGCAACGGATCTCTTAAGATTCACATGGtcgttcacactggagagaagccgtttccatgtgatcagtgtggaaagtgttttagACATAAAACAACCCTTGATTCACACATGAAGTgtcacactggagagagtccTTACATCTGCAAATTTTGTGGGAAGAGCTTCTCAAGTAAATCAACCCTTATTTCCCACATGAGAaatcacacaggagagaagcctttcaaGTGCAAACTGTGTGAGAGGAGCTTCACACAAAAGGGAAATCTTAAGATTCACATGACAATTCACTCAGGAGAGAAACCTTTTGTGTGTTCTCAGTGTGGAAAATGTTATGCACGTGAAACAAACCTTACCtaccacatgaggattcactcaCAAGAGTATAATTGTCATCAGTGTGGACAGAGATTCCCAGACAAGAGACGCCTTAACTGGCATGAAAAAGTTCATTCTCGAGAGTCTTTCACGTGCCATGaatgtggaaagagcttcagatttaaaggaaaatttaaggttcacatgagaatccacaccggagagaaacctttcacctgcactcactgtggaaagagtttcaatcaGAAAATAACCCTTCAGATTCACACGAggcttcacactggagaaaaacctttcaCGTGTCTTCAGTGTAAGAGGAGCTTCACATATCAAAGAGACCTAAAACGTCATTTGCAAACACATTCTGGAAAGAAACTGGAGTGCTCTGCAAGCAGAAAGAGGCTTAAAAAAAGGAGCAGTTTGAAAGATCAAAAGCACGATCGATCTGGAGGAAGGCAGTTTAATTGTGATCagtgtaataaaacatttcttttgccATCACACTTACAAATACACCTGAGAAGTCATGCAGATGTGAAACCATATTTGTGTTCTTCGTGTGGAAAGCGTTTTAAATGGCTCAGTAGCTTAAAATGGCACCAGAAAATACGTATCTGTGTGAAAGTAAAGCTACGTTCTCACCGCAGCCGAAAGTGA
- the LOC109082913 gene encoding gastrula zinc finger protein XlCGF57.1-like isoform X1, translating into MEFIKEESEDIRIEEIFSLKHEDAEEQTDLMALKEERKRLTTIEEKDQYERLDFITVETSMQSETSSSPKNVQKTESNSCFTCHQCGKSFKQKYTLQMHMNVHTGERPFKCHECGKRFSRKENLKRHMNSHTGMKPFICQLCGACLAHKQSLNAHMKRHTGEKPFTCDQCGMSFIHKVSFDYHTKREYSGENGFTCNRCGESFSCRGNLKNHTRLHTGENPFTCSVCGHSFTYKAHFDTHMRIHTGEKPFTCKLCGKSFSRNGSLKIHMVVHTGEKPFPCDQCGKCFRHKTTLDSHMKCHTGESPYICKFCGKSFSSKSTLISHMRNHTGEKPFKCKLCERSFTQKGNLKIHMTIHSGEKPFVCSQCGKCYARETNLTYHMRIHSQEYNCHQCGQRFPDKRRLNWHEKVHSRESFTCHECGKSFRFKGKFKVHMRIHTGEKPFTCTHCGKSFNQKITLQIHTRLHTGEKPFTCLQCKRSFTYQRDLKRHLQTHSGKKLECSASRKRLKKRSSLKDQKHDRSGGRQFNCDQCNKTFLLPSHLQIHLRSHADVKPYLCSSCGKRFKWLSSLKWHQKIRICVKVKLRSHRSRK; encoded by the coding sequence accTGATGGCGCTGAAAGAAGAGAGGAAAAGACTGACAACGATAGAAGAGAAGGATCAATATGAGAGACTTGACTTCATAACTGTGGAAACATCTATGCAGTCTGAAACATCTTCATCACCAAAAAATGTTCAGAAGACTGAATCTAACAGTTGCTTCacctgccatcagtgtggaaagagtttcaaacaaaaatataccCTTCAAATGCACATGAACGTTCATACTGGAGAGAGGCCTTTCAAGTGCCACGAGTGTGGAAAGAGATTCTCCCGTAAAGAAAACCTTAAACGCCACATGAACAGTCACACTGGAATGAAGCCTTTCATATGCCAACTGTGTGGAGCATGTTTAGCACATAAACAAAGCCTTAATGCCCACATGAAAcgccacactggagagaagccattcacatgtgatcagtgtggaatgAGTTTCATACATAAAGTATCCTTTGATTATCACACGAAGAGAGAATACTCAGGAGAGAACGGTTTTACATGTAATCGGTGTGGAGAGAGTTTCAGTTGTAGAGGAAACCTCAAAAATCATACAagacttcacactggagagaatccTTTTACCTGCAGTGTGTGTGGGCATAGCTTCACATATAAAGCACACTTTGATACCCACATGAGAatacacactggagagaagccttttacctgcaaactgtgtggtaAGAGCTTCTCACGCAACGGATCTCTTAAGATTCACATGGtcgttcacactggagagaagccgtttccatgtgatcagtgtggaaagtgttttagACATAAAACAACCCTTGATTCACACATGAAGTgtcacactggagagagtccTTACATCTGCAAATTTTGTGGGAAGAGCTTCTCAAGTAAATCAACCCTTATTTCCCACATGAGAaatcacacaggagagaagcctttcaaGTGCAAACTGTGTGAGAGGAGCTTCACACAAAAGGGAAATCTTAAGATTCACATGACAATTCACTCAGGAGAGAAACCTTTTGTGTGTTCTCAGTGTGGAAAATGTTATGCACGTGAAACAAACCTTACCtaccacatgaggattcactcaCAAGAGTATAATTGTCATCAGTGTGGACAGAGATTCCCAGACAAGAGACGCCTTAACTGGCATGAAAAAGTTCATTCTCGAGAGTCTTTCACGTGCCATGaatgtggaaagagcttcagatttaaaggaaaatttaaggttcacatgagaatccacaccggagagaaacctttcacctgcactcactgtggaaagagtttcaatcaGAAAATAACCCTTCAGATTCACACGAggcttcacactggagaaaaacctttcaCGTGTCTTCAGTGTAAGAGGAGCTTCACATATCAAAGAGACCTAAAACGTCATTTGCAAACACATTCTGGAAAGAAACTGGAGTGCTCTGCAAGCAGAAAGAGGCTTAAAAAAAGGAGCAGTTTGAAAGATCAAAAGCACGATCGATCTGGAGGAAGGCAGTTTAATTGTGATCagtgtaataaaacatttcttttgccATCACACTTACAAATACACCTGAGAAGTCATGCAGATGTGAAACCATATTTGTGTTCTTCGTGTGGAAAGCGTTTTAAATGGCTCAGTAGCTTAAAATGGCACCAGAAAATACGTATCTGTGTGAAAGTAAAGCTACGTTCTCACCGCAGCCGAAAGTGA
- the LOC109082918 gene encoding gastrula zinc finger protein XlCGF8.2DB-like isoform X1, with protein sequence MEFIKEESEDMKTKETFRDKHEDTEEQTDLMALKEKSEVLNEMEEKDDDFINGETSFSCSETEKTYSRKRAQKTGSYFTCQQYGKGFSQTESIKRHTSIQKGEKLYTCQQCGRSFTQLRHLGVHMRVHTGEKPYTCQQCGKHFSHGVSLKRHIRIHTGEKPYTCQQCGRSFTQPGQLGVHMSVHTGEKPYKCKQCGRSFNRKGNLNCHMRIHYGEQPYTHDQCGKSSDQHDILEVHMRTRREKPYVCPECGKWFNHKQRFEDHIRIHTGEKPFTCQECGKCFRQKGHLNRHMTVHTGEKPFICGHCGKSYRYRAGLKYHMRFHI encoded by the exons atggagtttattaaagaggagagtgaagacatgaaaactaaagaaacatttagagacaaacatgaagatactgaggaacaaacag aCCTGATGGCACTGAAAGAGAAGAGTGAAGTACTtaatgaaatggaagagaaagaTGATGATTTCATAAATGGAGAAACATCTTTCAGTTGTTCAGAGACTGAAAAGACTTACTCAAGAAAAAGGGCTCAAAAGACAGGAAGttatttcacctgccaacagtatGGAAAGGGTTTCAGTCAAACAGAAAGTATTAAAAGACACACGAGTATTCAAAAAGGAGAGAAGCTATACAcgtgccaacagtgtggaaggagttttaCTCAACTTAGACACCTTGgagtccacatgagagttcacacaggagagaagccttatacctgccaacagtgtggaaaacattTCAGTCATGGAGTAAGTCTTAAAAGACAcattagaattcacactggagagaagccatacacatgccaacagtgtggaaggagtttcacTCAACCTGGTCAACTTGGAGTCCACATGagtgttcacactggagagaagccttacaaatGCAAACAGTGTGGAAGAAGTTTCAACCGGAAAGGAAATCTTAATtgccacatgagaattcactaTGGAGAGCAGCCTTACACAcatgatcagtgtggaaagagttctGATCAACATGACATCcttgaagtccacatgagaaCTCGTAGAGAGAAACCCTACGTGTGCCCAGAGTGTGGAAAGTGGTTTAATCATAAACAACGCTTTGAAGACCAcataagaattcacactggagagaagcctttcacctgccaagaATGTGGAAAATGTTTCCGCCAAAAAGGACACCTTAACAGGCACATGacagttcacactggagagaagccgtttaTATGTGGTCACTGCGGAAAGAGTTACAGATATAGAGCAGGACTTAAGTACCACATGAGGTTTCACATATGA
- the LOC109082918 gene encoding gastrula zinc finger protein XlCGF8.2DB-like isoform X2, with the protein MALKEKSEVLNEMEEKDDDFINGETSFSCSETEKTYSRKRAQKTGSYFTCQQYGKGFSQTESIKRHTSIQKGEKLYTCQQCGRSFTQLRHLGVHMRVHTGEKPYTCQQCGKHFSHGVSLKRHIRIHTGEKPYTCQQCGRSFTQPGQLGVHMSVHTGEKPYKCKQCGRSFNRKGNLNCHMRIHYGEQPYTHDQCGKSSDQHDILEVHMRTRREKPYVCPECGKWFNHKQRFEDHIRIHTGEKPFTCQECGKCFRQKGHLNRHMTVHTGEKPFICGHCGKSYRYRAGLKYHMRFHI; encoded by the coding sequence ATGGCACTGAAAGAGAAGAGTGAAGTACTtaatgaaatggaagagaaagaTGATGATTTCATAAATGGAGAAACATCTTTCAGTTGTTCAGAGACTGAAAAGACTTACTCAAGAAAAAGGGCTCAAAAGACAGGAAGttatttcacctgccaacagtatGGAAAGGGTTTCAGTCAAACAGAAAGTATTAAAAGACACACGAGTATTCAAAAAGGAGAGAAGCTATACAcgtgccaacagtgtggaaggagttttaCTCAACTTAGACACCTTGgagtccacatgagagttcacacaggagagaagccttatacctgccaacagtgtggaaaacattTCAGTCATGGAGTAAGTCTTAAAAGACAcattagaattcacactggagagaagccatacacatgccaacagtgtggaaggagtttcacTCAACCTGGTCAACTTGGAGTCCACATGagtgttcacactggagagaagccttacaaatGCAAACAGTGTGGAAGAAGTTTCAACCGGAAAGGAAATCTTAATtgccacatgagaattcactaTGGAGAGCAGCCTTACACAcatgatcagtgtggaaagagttctGATCAACATGACATCcttgaagtccacatgagaaCTCGTAGAGAGAAACCCTACGTGTGCCCAGAGTGTGGAAAGTGGTTTAATCATAAACAACGCTTTGAAGACCAcataagaattcacactggagagaagcctttcacctgccaagaATGTGGAAAATGTTTCCGCCAAAAAGGACACCTTAACAGGCACATGacagttcacactggagagaagccgtttaTATGTGGTCACTGCGGAAAGAGTTACAGATATAGAGCAGGACTTAAGTACCACATGAGGTTTCACATATGA
- the LOC109084167 gene encoding P2X purinoceptor 7-like — protein MDQVEEARELEESADVSGGKGESVGPAPGDRGQRDGRGQSGGRAQRGGRGDNAGPSTGVGSRGRRGRGGRDAEEENRVQMIQIDRRVRTEALIQGMSEVRLRALATQVFSRNPGLVFDALPPLDSTTPPNAALPWCTCGNCREMATDAERKCCGQGPDYCISKLAHFDLYCLEDGYLRIHRDYRNYMLVVAEVIEPGDDNRQFRDAAYRQYIFWQHGSLGLGNRRVIPSCCIWKIRDKYPDPQGQYTGFVPTI, from the exons ATGGACCAGGTGGAAGAGGCCAGAGAGCTGGAAGAGAGTGCAGATGTTTCAGGTGGAAAAGGAGAGAGTGTGGGCCCTGCACCAGGTGACAGAGGCCAGAGAGATGGAAGAGGTCAGAGCGGTGGAAGAGCCCAGAGAGGTGGAAGAGGAGATAATGCAGGTCCAAGTACTGGAGTTGGCAGCAGAggaaggagagggagaggaggcaGAGATGCAGAGGAAGAGAACAGAGTTCAGATGATCCAAATTGACCGAAGGGTCCGGACAGAG GCACTCATTCAGGGCATGAGTGAAGTGAGGCTACGAGCACTAGCTACCCAGGTCTTCTCCCGGAATCCTGGATTAGTTTTTGATGCACTTCCTCCATTGGACAGCACAACCCCACCTAACGCTGCTCTTCCATGGTGCACATGTGGGAACTGCAGGGAAATGGCCACAGACGCTGAAAGGAAATGCTGTGGCCAGGGGCCTGACTACTGCATCAGCAAATTGGCACATTTTGATCTGTATTGTCTGGAAGATGGTTATTTGCGTATTCACAGAGATTACAGAAATTATATGTTGGTGGTAGCTGAAGTTATAGAGCCAGGAGATGATAACAGACAATTTAGGGATGCTGCTTATCGTCAATACATCTTTTGGCAGCATGGTTCACTGGGTCTGGGTAACCGTCGTGTTATTCCCAGCTGCTGTAtatggaaaataagggacaaatACCCTGACCCCCAAGGCCAGTACACTGGCTTTGTACCCACCATTTGA